The Bacteroidota bacterium genomic interval CGCCTGCATTGGTTAAAGTGGTTGTTCCGAAAGTGATGGCGGGACTTAGAAAATAACCCGTTACGAGAACATTTCCGTTTGCATCCGCTGCAATGCCGTAGCCATAATCAGCAGAAGTTCCGCCCGCGCTTTTTGCCCAGAGCACATTTCCGCTTGCGTCATATTTCACAATAAAAATGTCAGGATAACCTGCATTTGCATTGGTTAAAGTGGTTGTTCCGAAAGTGATGGTGGAACTTTGAAAAATACCCGTTACGAGAACATTTCCGTTTGCATCCGTTGCAATGCTTCTGCCCTCATCATAAGAAGTTCCGCCCGCGTGTTGAGCCCAGAGGTATGCGGGGGATTGGGCGGATACGATGTAAGATGTAAGATGTAAGATGGCAGATGTGAGGAGGAAAATTTTTTTCATTCAACGCAAAGATAAAAGAAAAGGCGGACTTGCTCTTTACTTCACCACCACCATCTTTTTTGAAATTATTCCTTGCTCTGTTTTTACTTGCAGGAAATAAATTCCTTGCTCAAGAGAAGAAACGTCAATGGTGAGATTCCTCGCTGCGCTCGGAATGACACTTTGTGTCACTTTTTCTCCCAGCACATTGTAAATTTCTATTTTGTATTCATTGCCCATTGCCGACTGCCCATTGCCGACTTGTATTTGAAACAGCCCGCTCGTGGGGTTGGGGGAAACAGAAATATTTTCACCTGCTGAATTATTTTCCTCTATTCCCGTTCCATAAAAGCAATATGTTGTTTGCGCACCATAACTTTGGATGGTTGGGGTGATGGTATATGTGTTTACATTCCATACAGCTGGCGGAGGCGTTACGGACGAAACAAAAGTAGTAAAGGCAGACGGCTTGATATCTGGAGTGTATTCCTTACAGCCGCTGTTTCCAACAGAGTCCGTTTTAATTAAAAAAACAAATGAGTGACCAAGGCCATAATTATTTGTTGATGCGAGAATAAATCCTCCATCTGTTGTAAAATCAATAGAGGGAGCATTTTCCCAACTTTGCGACCCTACTCCCATTGAAGTTCCATAATAAGCTTTTTCCCAGAGTAAATTTCCAGCAGGGTCTGTTCTTAAGAAAGAGGCATCTTCATCATAATTTGTATAACTGGTAACAATACTTGCACCTATAATATATCCTCCGTCTTTTGTTTGCTTTAATTGTGAGATACTTCCCCCTCCACAACTTGTGCATGTGCTATCAGTTTTAGACCAAAGCAGGTTTCCATTTGAATCGGTTTTAAAAAGGTAAGGTCCTTCAACACCTGCAGGTTGATGAAATACCCATCCTGCAATAACAAAATCTCCTTCCGAATTTTGAATGACATCAGAGCCCGCATCCTCGGATGTATTTCCGTATGTTTTCATCCACTGAAAATTTCCTGTAGAATCGGTTTTAAGTAAGAAAGCTTCACCACTGTTGTTTGGGTAATTCCCTGTAATAACAAATCCTTTATCAGTTGTTTGCCTGACGGAAGAGCCATAAAAACAATTCAACGTATCGCCCCAAGCCCTTGTCCATAGTACATTTCCCACTGAATCTGTTTTTAACAGGCATAGCAAATAATGGCAATGTAAACTATCTAAAGTCGGATTGTCATAATTGCGTGTTAAAATAATAAAGCCATGGTCGGATGTTTGCCTGAAAGAAACCGACCAATTATCTGCCGTATTACCATAGGTTTTTGACCAAAGAATATTTCCGTCTGAATCGGTTTTAATCATATAAATATTATTATTCAGGGTTGATGATAAGAGAGCCAAACCTCCATCGTTTGTCTGTTCAAGCAATTCCCCTCCCCCTCCGCTATAAATTTTTGTCCAGAGCAAAGTCCCGTTTGAATCGGTTTTGAGTAAATAAGCATTACCTGACCATCCATAATTTCCCGCAATAATGTATCCTTCATCTGCAGTTTGCTTCGCACATTTAGCCCCCGTAGGAGTTGTGCCTCCGTAATTCATGTGAAAAGTAACCTGCGCATGAGAGGAAATAAGGAAATAGGGAAATAGGGAAATAAGGGAAATGCAGAAATAGTTCTTCATTGCATAAAGATAATAAAAGCAGCAAGTATCAGATTAAAGACGCATCCTGCTTGGTATTGGTTGCTTGGGTTATTCCGCAATCACAAATTTTTCACGCATGGTTTTGCTGCCTGTTTGGAGTTCGAGAAAATAAATGCCCTGCTCCAGAGAAGAAACGTCAATGGTGAGATTCCTCGCTGCGCTCGGAATGACACGTTGTGTCACTTTTTCTCCCAGCACATTGTAAATTTCTATTTTGT includes:
- a CDS encoding SBBP repeat-containing protein, producing the protein MKKIFLLTSAILHLTSYIVSAQSPAYLWAQHAGGTSYDEGRSIATDANGNVLVTGIFQSSTITFGTTTLTNANAGYPDIFIVKYDASGNVLWAKSAGGTSADYGYGIAADANGNVLVTGYFLSPAITFGTTTLTNAG
- a CDS encoding T9SS type A sorting domain-containing protein, producing MKNYFCISLISLFPYFLISSHAQVTFHMNYGGTTPTGAKCAKQTADEGYIIAGNYGWSGNAYLLKTDSNGTLLWTKIYSGGGGELLEQTNDGGLALLSSTLNNNIYMIKTDSDGNILWSKTYGNTADNWSVSFRQTSDHGFIILTRNYDNPTLDSLHCHYLLCLLKTDSVGNVLWTRAWGDTLNCFYGSSVRQTTDKGFVITGNYPNNSGEAFLLKTDSTGNFQWMKTYGNTSEDAGSDVIQNSEGDFVIAGWVFHQPAGVEGPYLFKTDSNGNLLWSKTDSTCTSCGGGSISQLKQTKDGGYIIGASIVTSYTNYDEDASFLRTDPAGNLLWEKAYYGTSMGVGSQSWENAPSIDFTTDGGFILASTNNYGLGHSFVFLIKTDSVGNSGCKEYTPDIKPSAFTTFVSSVTPPPAVWNVNTYTITPTIQSYGAQTTYCFYGTGIEENNSAGENISVSPNPTSGLFQIQVGNGQSAMGNEYKIEIYNVLGEKVTQSVIPSAARNLTIDVSSLEQGIYFLQVKTEQGIISKKMVVVK